From one Streptomyces sp. N50 genomic stretch:
- a CDS encoding SDR family oxidoreductase, with translation MSGICAGRVVVVTGAGRGLGRAHALAFAAEGARVVVNDLGVGLDGTPDPDSPAAQVVAEIRAAGGEAVAHGGDIATAAGAASLVATALEAYGRLDTLVNNAGYLRDRMLVNLDEDDWDAVMRVHLKGHFLPLKHAAAHWRAETKAGRTPVARIINTSSGAGLLGSVGQGNYSAAKAGIIGLTLVAAAELARYGVQVNAIAPAARTRMTEHTFAETMAAPGSGFDVMAPENVSPLVVWLGSGASAGVTGRVFEAEGGRIAVMEGWRAGPSVDKGARWSAGEVGEVVVRLLEEAEIPGAVYGA, from the coding sequence ATGAGCGGAATCTGTGCCGGACGGGTCGTCGTCGTCACCGGCGCGGGGCGGGGGCTCGGCCGCGCCCACGCCCTCGCCTTCGCCGCCGAGGGCGCCCGGGTCGTCGTCAACGACCTCGGCGTCGGCCTCGACGGCACCCCCGACCCCGACAGCCCGGCCGCACAGGTCGTCGCCGAGATCCGCGCGGCGGGCGGCGAGGCGGTGGCCCACGGCGGCGACATCGCCACGGCCGCCGGTGCCGCGTCCCTGGTCGCGACCGCGCTGGAGGCCTACGGGCGGCTCGACACCCTTGTCAACAACGCGGGTTACCTGCGCGACCGGATGCTCGTCAACCTCGACGAGGACGACTGGGACGCGGTGATGCGGGTCCATCTGAAGGGGCACTTCCTGCCCCTCAAGCACGCGGCGGCGCACTGGCGCGCGGAGACGAAAGCCGGCCGCACTCCCGTCGCCCGGATCATCAACACCAGTAGCGGAGCAGGGCTGTTGGGCTCGGTCGGACAGGGCAACTACAGCGCCGCCAAGGCCGGCATCATCGGCCTCACCCTGGTCGCGGCGGCCGAACTCGCCCGCTACGGAGTCCAGGTCAACGCGATCGCCCCCGCCGCGCGGACCCGCATGACGGAGCACACCTTCGCGGAGACCATGGCCGCGCCTGGTTCCGGGTTCGATGTGATGGCGCCGGAGAACGTGTCGCCGTTGGTGGTGTGGTTGGGGTCGGGGGCCAGTGCTGGGGTTACCGGGCGGGTCTTTGAGGCTGAGGGTGGGCGGATCGCTGTCATGGAGGGGTGGCGGGCGGGGCCGAGTGTGGACAAGGGGGCGCGGTGGAGTGCGGGGGAAGTGGGGGAGGTGGTGGTGAGGCTTTTGGAGGAGGCGGAGATTCCGGGGGCGGTTTACGGGGCGTAG
- a CDS encoding SDR family oxidoreductase: MDNSRDAPLAGRTVLVTGGTRGVGAGIARAFAEAGAEVRTCARRPPEDPVKGTEFRPLDLRDPDAVREFFAALPRLDVLVNNAGGAPYRPLIDAEAERHARIIELNLLAPLTASLAAYEHLKRAKGSVVMIGSVSGSRPSPGSAAYGAAKAGLENLARSMAVEWAPDIRVNTLVVGMVRTELSHLHYGGEDAIEAVSRTVPLGRLADPSDIGAAAVFLASDAAAYISGASLLVHGGGERPAFLDAATANKGKRVEG; this comes from the coding sequence GTGGACAACTCGCGTGACGCCCCGCTTGCCGGCCGGACCGTCCTCGTCACCGGCGGCACCCGAGGCGTCGGCGCCGGTATCGCACGGGCCTTCGCCGAGGCCGGTGCCGAAGTGCGGACCTGTGCGCGCAGACCGCCCGAAGACCCGGTCAAGGGAACCGAGTTCAGGCCCCTCGACCTGCGCGACCCGGACGCCGTACGGGAGTTCTTCGCCGCGCTGCCCCGACTCGACGTGCTCGTCAACAACGCGGGCGGCGCGCCGTACCGCCCCCTGATCGACGCGGAGGCCGAACGCCACGCGCGGATCATCGAGTTGAACCTCCTCGCCCCGCTCACCGCCTCCCTCGCCGCGTACGAACACCTCAAGCGGGCCAAGGGCTCGGTCGTGATGATCGGCAGCGTCAGCGGCAGCCGCCCCTCGCCCGGTTCGGCGGCGTACGGGGCGGCCAAGGCCGGTCTTGAGAACCTGGCGCGTTCGATGGCGGTGGAGTGGGCACCGGACATCCGCGTCAACACGCTCGTCGTCGGCATGGTCCGCACGGAACTGTCCCACCTCCACTACGGCGGCGAGGACGCGATCGAGGCCGTCTCCCGAACCGTCCCGCTCGGCCGCCTCGCCGACCCCTCCGACATCGGCGCGGCGGCGGTCTTCCTCGCCTCCGATGCGGCCGCGTACATCAGCGGGGCGAGCCTTCTCGTCCACGGGGGCGGGGAGCGTCCGGCGTTCCTGGACGCGGCAACCGCCAACAAGGGCAAGCGAGTTGAAGGGTGA
- a CDS encoding TetR/AcrR family transcriptional regulator encodes MPTKKKPPVTAAPARRRELLDTAAEVFAEQGYNATTVRKIADHAGMLAGSLYYHFDSKESMLEEILRTFLDELWGGYDTVLDAESGPRETLEALVTESFREIDRHRAAVAIYQKESKQLVAQERFAFLAESQRKFEKAWLSTLERGVAARVFRADLDVRLTYRFVRDTVWVAASWYRPGGQHSAEEIARQYLSMVLDGIAVRT; translated from the coding sequence GTGCCGACCAAGAAGAAGCCCCCGGTGACCGCCGCTCCGGCCCGCCGTCGTGAACTCCTCGACACGGCGGCCGAGGTCTTCGCCGAGCAGGGGTACAACGCCACCACCGTACGGAAGATCGCCGACCACGCCGGCATGCTCGCGGGCAGCCTCTACTACCACTTCGACTCCAAGGAATCGATGCTGGAGGAGATCCTGCGGACCTTCCTCGACGAGCTGTGGGGCGGCTACGACACCGTCCTGGACGCCGAGTCGGGCCCGCGCGAGACGCTCGAAGCCCTGGTCACCGAGTCGTTCCGGGAGATCGACCGGCACCGCGCCGCCGTCGCGATCTACCAGAAGGAGAGCAAGCAGCTGGTCGCGCAGGAGCGGTTCGCGTTCCTCGCCGAGTCGCAGCGCAAGTTCGAGAAGGCGTGGCTGTCCACGCTGGAGCGCGGGGTCGCCGCCCGGGTCTTCCGGGCCGACCTCGACGTCCGGCTCACCTACCGGTTCGTCCGGGACACGGTGTGGGTCGCCGCGTCCTGGTACCGGCCGGGCGGCCAGCACAGCGCCGAGGAGATCGCCCGGCAGTACCTCTCGATGGTGCTGGACGGGATCGCCGTACGCACGTAA
- a CDS encoding CoA transferase subunit A, with product MTDKTMTADEVVARLHSGMTLGIGGWGSRRKPMALVRALLRSDLTDLTVVSYGGPDVGMLAAAGRIRKLVAAFVTLDSIPLEPNYRAARETGAFELTEVDEGMFMWGLRAAANRLPFLPVRAGIGSDVMRVNPGLRTVTSPYDDGETFVAMPALRLDAALVHVNRADRLGNGQYLGPDPYFDDLFCEAADSAYLSCERIVDTAELTKEAPPQSLLVKRLSVTGVVEAPGGAHFTSCAPDYGRDENVQRLYASTPWAEFSDRFLAGDEQAYGSAVRNWQEEQG from the coding sequence ATGACCGACAAGACGATGACGGCCGACGAGGTGGTCGCCCGGCTGCACAGCGGCATGACCCTCGGCATCGGCGGCTGGGGCTCGCGCCGCAAACCCATGGCCCTGGTACGGGCGTTGCTCCGCTCGGACCTCACCGACCTCACCGTCGTCTCCTACGGCGGCCCGGACGTCGGCATGCTCGCGGCGGCCGGCCGCATCCGCAAGCTGGTGGCCGCGTTCGTCACGCTCGACTCGATCCCCCTCGAACCCAACTACCGCGCGGCACGCGAGACCGGCGCCTTCGAGCTGACGGAGGTCGACGAGGGCATGTTCATGTGGGGCCTGCGCGCCGCCGCGAACCGGCTGCCGTTCCTGCCGGTGCGCGCGGGCATCGGCTCGGACGTCATGCGGGTCAACCCCGGCCTGCGGACGGTGACTTCGCCGTACGACGACGGGGAGACGTTCGTCGCGATGCCCGCGCTGCGCTTGGACGCGGCCCTGGTCCACGTCAACCGCGCCGACCGGCTGGGCAACGGCCAGTACCTGGGCCCGGACCCGTACTTCGACGACCTGTTCTGCGAGGCGGCGGACTCCGCCTACCTCTCCTGCGAACGGATCGTGGACACGGCCGAGTTGACGAAGGAGGCCCCGCCGCAGTCCCTGCTCGTGAAGCGGCTGAGCGTGACCGGGGTCGTCGAGGCGCCCGGCGGCGCCCACTTCACGTCCTGCGCTCCCGACTACGGCAGGGACGAGAACGTCCAGCGGCTGTACGCGAGCACCCCCTGGGCGGAGTTCTCCGACCGCTTCCTGGCCGGTGACGAACAGGCCTATGGGTCGGCGGTGCGGAACTGGCAGGAGGAACAAGGGTGA
- a CDS encoding type II toxin-antitoxin system RelE/ParE family toxin — MKYAFRCTATAQRQLRTVDRTRALPILTALTRPGDDPYRDDADVKKLSGHDGLYRLRVGDFRVAYRIDDGQLIILVVKVGNRRDVNRSL; from the coding sequence GTGAAGTACGCGTTCCGTTGCACAGCCACAGCTCAGCGGCAGCTCCGAACCGTCGACCGCACCCGCGCCCTGCCCATCCTGACCGCGCTCACACGGCCTGGCGACGATCCGTACCGCGACGACGCCGACGTGAAGAAGCTCTCTGGCCACGACGGCTTGTACCGGCTCCGAGTCGGCGACTTCCGCGTGGCCTACCGCATCGACGACGGACAGCTGATCATTCTCGTCGTCAAAGTCGGCAACCGTCGCGACGTAAACCGCTCGCTCTGA
- a CDS encoding acyl-CoA dehydrogenase family protein, with the protein MDLDFTPDQQAFRAEARAWLRAHVPTTPLPSLETADGFAAHRVWEAQLAADRWSVVSWPEEYGGRGVDIVRWLVFEEEYYAAGAPGRVGQNGINLLAPTLFDHGTREQRARVLPSMATGEVVWAQAWSEPEAGSDLASLISRAERTDGGWLLSGQKTWSSRAAFADRAFGLFRSEPDTPRPHQGLTYLMFDLRAPGVTVRPIGRLDGKPAFAELFLDDVFVPDEDVIGEPGQGWRVAMSTAGNERGLTLRSPGRFLAAADRLLNLWRQQGSSPTTHDRVADAVIGARAYQLFTYANASRFLDGESIGPESSLNKVFWSEYDIALHETALELLGEEGELADTDWAEGYVFSLAGPIYAGTNEIQRDIIAERLLGLPKGRR; encoded by the coding sequence ATGGACCTCGACTTCACGCCCGACCAGCAGGCGTTCCGCGCCGAGGCCCGCGCCTGGCTGCGCGCGCACGTGCCGACTACGCCCCTCCCCTCCCTGGAAACAGCCGACGGCTTCGCCGCGCACCGCGTCTGGGAGGCCCAACTCGCCGCGGACCGTTGGTCGGTGGTGTCCTGGCCGGAGGAGTACGGCGGTCGGGGCGTGGACATCGTGCGGTGGCTGGTGTTCGAGGAGGAGTACTACGCGGCGGGCGCGCCGGGCCGGGTCGGCCAGAACGGCATCAACCTGCTCGCCCCGACCCTCTTCGACCACGGCACGCGGGAGCAACGCGCGCGCGTGCTGCCCTCGATGGCCACTGGTGAAGTCGTCTGGGCCCAGGCGTGGTCGGAGCCGGAGGCGGGGTCCGACCTCGCGTCCCTCATCTCGCGGGCCGAACGCACCGACGGGGGCTGGCTGTTGAGCGGCCAGAAGACGTGGTCGTCGCGGGCAGCCTTCGCGGACCGCGCGTTCGGCCTGTTCCGCAGCGAACCCGACACCCCGAGACCCCACCAGGGCCTGACCTACCTGATGTTCGACCTGCGCGCACCTGGCGTCACGGTCCGCCCGATCGGCCGCCTGGACGGCAAACCCGCCTTCGCGGAACTGTTCCTGGACGACGTCTTCGTCCCCGACGAGGACGTCATCGGTGAACCGGGCCAGGGCTGGCGGGTCGCCATGTCGACCGCGGGCAACGAACGCGGCCTCACCCTCCGCTCCCCCGGCCGCTTCCTCGCCGCCGCCGACCGCCTTCTCAACCTCTGGCGGCAGCAGGGCAGTTCACCGACCACACACGACCGGGTGGCCGACGCGGTGATCGGCGCCCGCGCCTACCAGCTCTTCACCTACGCCAACGCCTCCCGTTTCCTCGACGGCGAGTCCATCGGCCCGGAATCCAGCCTGAACAAGGTCTTCTGGTCCGAGTACGACATCGCCCTGCACGAGACGGCCCTCGAACTGCTCGGCGAGGAGGGCGAGTTGGCGGACACCGACTGGGCCGAGGGTTATGTCTTCTCCCTGGCCGGGCCCATCTACGCCGGTACGAACGAGATCCAGCGCGACATCATCGCCGAGCGCCTGCTCGGCCTGCCGAAGGGCCGCCGCTGA
- a CDS encoding CoA-transferase subunit beta has protein sequence MDVSREDVASKAAPRTDVRRSEYCVIACAEAWRDAGEILASPMGFIPSVGARLARLTFSPDLLLTDGEAMLVRPDGTPEGWLPYRQHLTLVASGRRHVMMGASQIDRFGNQNISCIGDWARPKRQLLGVRGAPINTLNNPTSYWVPRHSPRVFVEKVDMVCGVGYDRVAEHPGTARFHRIPRVVSDLGVFDFATPDHSMRLASLHPGVSVEQVREATGFELVVPDEVPSTREPTPEELRLIREVIDPADTRRREVSS, from the coding sequence ATGGACGTATCGCGTGAGGACGTAGCGAGTAAGGCCGCACCGCGTACGGACGTCCGGCGTTCCGAGTACTGCGTGATCGCCTGTGCGGAGGCGTGGCGCGACGCCGGGGAGATCCTGGCCAGCCCGATGGGGTTCATCCCGTCCGTCGGCGCACGGCTGGCCCGGCTCACCTTCTCGCCGGATCTCCTGCTCACCGACGGCGAGGCGATGCTCGTCCGCCCGGACGGGACGCCGGAGGGCTGGTTGCCGTACCGGCAGCATCTGACGCTGGTGGCGAGCGGGCGGCGGCACGTGATGATGGGCGCGAGCCAGATCGACCGGTTCGGCAACCAGAACATCTCGTGCATCGGCGACTGGGCGCGGCCGAAGCGGCAGTTGCTCGGAGTGCGCGGGGCGCCGATCAACACGCTGAACAATCCGACGAGTTACTGGGTACCCAGGCACTCGCCCCGGGTGTTCGTGGAGAAGGTCGACATGGTGTGCGGGGTGGGGTACGACCGGGTCGCCGAGCACCCGGGGACAGCACGCTTCCACCGTATCCCCCGGGTCGTGTCCGACCTCGGTGTCTTCGACTTCGCGACCCCGGACCACTCGATGCGGCTGGCCTCGCTGCATCCCGGGGTGAGTGTGGAGCAGGTGCGGGAGGCGACGGGGTTCGAGCTGGTGGTCCCGGACGAGGTTCCGTCGACGCGCGAACCGACCCCGGAGGAGCTGCGGCTGATCCGTGAGGTGATCGACCCGGCCGACACCCGCCGCAGAGAAGTGAGTTCGTGA
- a CDS encoding enoyl-CoA hydratase family protein — MGVSTSTSTKAISVVTVDYPPVNALPVDGWFALADAVRAAGRDPDVRCVVLAAEGRGFNAGVDIKEIQARGRSALVGVNRGCFEAFAAVYECEVPVVAAVQGFCLGGGIGLVGNADVIVASEDATFGLPELDRGALGAATHLARLVPQHLMRALYYTSRTATAAELHAHGSVWRVVPRAELLSAALELAAEIAAKDGELIRLAKSAINGIDPVDVRRSYRFEQGFTFEADVSGVADRVRDTFGTSDREEA; from the coding sequence ATGGGTGTCTCCACCTCAACCTCGACAAAGGCGATTTCCGTAGTCACGGTCGACTACCCGCCGGTGAACGCGCTGCCGGTGGACGGCTGGTTCGCCCTGGCCGACGCCGTGCGCGCGGCCGGGCGTGACCCCGACGTCCGCTGTGTGGTGCTCGCGGCCGAGGGGCGTGGTTTCAACGCGGGCGTGGACATCAAGGAGATACAGGCGCGGGGGCGGTCGGCCCTGGTCGGGGTGAACCGAGGCTGTTTCGAGGCGTTCGCGGCGGTCTACGAGTGCGAGGTGCCGGTCGTCGCGGCCGTGCAGGGGTTCTGCCTGGGCGGGGGCATCGGTCTTGTCGGCAACGCGGACGTGATCGTGGCGAGCGAGGACGCCACCTTCGGCCTGCCCGAGCTGGACCGTGGCGCCCTGGGCGCGGCCACGCATCTGGCCCGGCTGGTCCCCCAGCACCTGATGCGCGCCCTGTACTACACCTCGCGCACGGCGACGGCGGCCGAGCTGCACGCGCACGGCTCGGTCTGGCGGGTCGTGCCGCGCGCCGAACTCCTCTCCGCCGCCCTGGAGTTGGCGGCCGAGATAGCCGCCAAGGACGGCGAGCTCATCCGCCTCGCCAAGTCCGCGATCAACGGCATCGACCCCGTCGACGTCCGCCGCAGCTACCGCTTCGAGCAGGGCTTCACCTTCGAGGCCGACGTCAGCGGCGTGGCCGACCGCGTCCGCGACACCTTCGGCACATCGGACAGAGAGGAGGCATAG
- a CDS encoding nitronate monooxygenase, whose amino-acid sequence METALTRLVGVRHPIVQTGMGWVAGPRLVSATANAGALGILASATMTTDRLRDAVREVRSRTREPFGVNLRADATDAGDRVRIIIEEGVRVASFALAPSAELIAELKEAGVVVIPSIGARRHAEKVAAWGADAVIVQGGEGGGHTGEVATTVLLPQVVDAVDIPVVAAGGFFDGRGLVAALAYGAAGVAMGTRFLLTSDSTVPDAVKAAYLAATVKDVTVTRAVDGLPHRMLRTELVDALENSGRTRTLLQAVRRAAGFRRLSGLSWRRMIRDGLAMKHGKELTWSQVLLAANTPMLLKASMVDGRTDLGVMASGQVAGVIEDLPSCAELVTRVMKEAEEVVWTLVRADS is encoded by the coding sequence ATGGAGACCGCGCTGACCCGGCTGGTCGGGGTCCGGCATCCGATCGTCCAGACGGGCATGGGCTGGGTGGCGGGACCCCGCCTGGTGTCGGCCACGGCGAACGCGGGCGCGCTGGGCATACTCGCCTCCGCGACCATGACCACCGACCGGCTCCGGGACGCGGTCCGCGAGGTCAGGTCCCGTACGCGGGAGCCGTTCGGGGTGAATCTGCGCGCGGACGCCACCGACGCCGGTGACCGGGTGCGGATCATCATCGAGGAGGGCGTACGGGTCGCGTCGTTCGCGCTCGCGCCCTCCGCCGAGCTGATCGCCGAGCTGAAGGAGGCGGGGGTCGTCGTGATCCCGTCGATCGGGGCGCGGCGGCACGCGGAGAAGGTCGCGGCGTGGGGCGCGGACGCGGTGATCGTGCAGGGCGGGGAGGGCGGCGGACACACCGGGGAGGTGGCCACCACGGTGTTGCTGCCGCAGGTCGTGGACGCGGTGGACATACCGGTCGTGGCAGCCGGCGGCTTCTTCGACGGGCGGGGTCTGGTCGCGGCGCTGGCCTACGGGGCGGCGGGCGTCGCCATGGGCACCCGCTTCCTCCTCACCTCGGACTCGACGGTCCCGGACGCGGTGAAGGCGGCCTATCTGGCGGCAACGGTCAAGGACGTCACGGTCACGAGGGCGGTCGACGGCCTCCCGCACCGCATGCTCCGTACGGAACTGGTCGACGCCCTGGAGAACTCCGGCCGTACGAGAACCCTGCTCCAGGCGGTACGCCGTGCGGCGGGCTTCCGCCGTCTGTCCGGCCTGAGTTGGCGCCGGATGATCCGCGACGGCCTCGCCATGAAGCACGGCAAGGAGCTGACCTGGAGCCAGGTGCTGCTGGCCGCGAACACGCCGATGCTGCTGAAGGCGTCGATGGTGGACGGCCGCACGGACCTCGGGGTGATGGCCTCCGGGCAGGTCGCCGGGGTGATCGAGGATCTGCCGTCGTGCGCGGAGCTGGTGACACGGGTGATGAAGGAGGCGGAGGAGGTGGTGTGGACGCTGGTGCGGGCCGACTCCTGA
- a CDS encoding type II toxin-antitoxin system Phd/YefM family antitoxin: protein MSETMSIREARAGLSGILSKAEAGEATVITRNGTPVAALVSMSAYDALEEAADELLAREARRYLDEPTVSMAEVLADLFSEDSGQGTA, encoded by the coding sequence ATGTCCGAGACCATGAGCATCCGAGAAGCCCGCGCCGGACTCTCCGGAATCCTCAGCAAGGCGGAGGCGGGCGAAGCCACCGTCATCACACGCAACGGCACGCCGGTCGCGGCGCTGGTGTCCATGTCCGCATACGACGCGCTGGAGGAAGCCGCGGACGAGCTGCTGGCCCGGGAGGCACGCCGGTATCTGGACGAGCCGACGGTGAGCATGGCGGAAGTCCTCGCCGACCTGTTCAGCGAGGACTCGGGGCAGGGCACCGCGTGA
- a CDS encoding acetyl-CoA C-acetyltransferase gives MAEAYIVEAVRTPVGRRRGGLSGVHPADLGAHVLKELVARSGIDPAAVEDVVFGCLDAVGPQAGDIARTAWLAAGLPEEVPGVTVDRQCGSSQQAVHFAAQGVLSGTQDLVVAGGVQNMSLIPIAFASRQAAEPLGLTDGPFAGSEGWRARYGTRPVNQFAGAEMIAAKWGISRQDQEEFALRSHRRALRAIDEGRFERETVAYGAVAVDEGPRRDTSLEKMAGLKPVVDGGTITAACSSQVSDGAAAMLLASERAVREHGLTPRARVHHLSVRGEDPIRMLSAPIPATAHALKKTGLSIDAIDLVEINEAFAPVVLAWLKETGADPEKVNVNGGAIALGHPLGATGVKLMTTLLHELERTGGRFGLQTMCEGGGQANVTIIERL, from the coding sequence ATGGCCGAGGCCTATATCGTCGAAGCGGTCCGTACGCCCGTCGGGCGGCGCCGGGGAGGGCTGAGCGGGGTGCACCCGGCGGACCTCGGGGCGCATGTGCTCAAGGAGCTCGTCGCGCGCTCGGGGATCGATCCCGCCGCCGTCGAGGACGTCGTCTTCGGGTGTCTGGACGCGGTGGGGCCGCAGGCCGGGGACATCGCGCGGACCGCCTGGCTGGCGGCCGGGCTGCCCGAGGAGGTACCGGGCGTGACGGTGGACCGGCAGTGCGGGTCCTCGCAGCAGGCGGTGCACTTCGCGGCGCAGGGCGTGCTGTCCGGCACCCAGGACCTGGTGGTCGCCGGGGGAGTCCAGAACATGTCCCTCATCCCCATAGCCTTCGCCTCCCGCCAGGCCGCCGAACCGCTCGGCCTCACCGACGGCCCCTTCGCGGGCAGCGAGGGCTGGCGCGCCCGGTACGGGACACGGCCGGTGAACCAGTTCGCCGGGGCCGAGATGATCGCCGCGAAGTGGGGGATCAGCAGGCAGGACCAGGAGGAGTTCGCGCTGCGGTCGCACCGGCGGGCCCTGCGCGCCATCGACGAGGGTCGCTTCGAACGCGAGACGGTGGCGTACGGCGCGGTCGCGGTCGACGAGGGCCCGCGCAGGGACACCTCGCTGGAGAAGATGGCCGGACTGAAGCCGGTTGTCGACGGCGGCACCATCACCGCCGCGTGCTCCTCCCAGGTATCCGACGGCGCGGCGGCGATGCTGCTCGCCTCGGAACGGGCCGTCCGCGAACACGGGTTGACGCCCCGCGCCCGCGTCCACCACCTCTCCGTCCGGGGTGAGGACCCGATCCGCATGCTCTCGGCCCCCATCCCGGCCACCGCCCACGCCCTGAAGAAGACCGGCCTCTCCATCGACGCGATCGACCTCGTCGAGATCAACGAGGCCTTCGCGCCGGTCGTCCTGGCCTGGCTGAAGGAGACGGGCGCGGACCCGGAGAAGGTCAACGTCAACGGCGGCGCGATCGCGCTGGGCCACCCCCTCGGTGCGACCGGCGTCAAGCTCATGACCACCCTCCTGCATGAACTGGAGCGCACCGGCGGCCGGTTCGGCCTCCAGACGATGTGCGAGGGCGGCGGCCAGGCCAACGTGACGATCATCGAACGGCTGTGA
- a CDS encoding MoxR family ATPase: MPTRTLYAALNPTLSPTQLDVAGDLLTLLRDTTTEPRPDIQLEALTLSVAADLPVLLWGEPGIGKTAALTQLADALELPLTTVIASVHEPSDFSGLPVIGDDPAEQGVPMAPPDWAVRLVRAGKGLLFLDELSTAPPAVQAALLRLVLERRIGALRLPPGVRIVAAANPRSSAADGWELSPPLANRFVHLQWTHDHEVVVRGLGGTWPRATLPRLDPEKLPEAVDFARRAVCGLLTGRPKLVHQLPGNETRRGGAWPSPRSWEMAISLIAFATAAGSSREVLSLLVRGTVGDGPGLELLACVDRMDLPDPEIFLADPTAGELPERGDLRQAVLDGVVAAVRNRPDRARWDAAWALLVRALETGAPDLVVVPATTLASIRREDWDVPASIERLAGVVSLSHRADLAQARAAAVTGTTGKGGR, from the coding sequence ATGCCCACACGCACCCTGTACGCCGCCCTCAACCCCACCCTCTCGCCCACTCAACTCGACGTCGCCGGGGACCTGTTGACCCTGCTGCGCGACACCACCACCGAACCGCGCCCCGACATCCAGCTGGAGGCCCTGACCCTGTCCGTGGCCGCCGACCTGCCCGTGCTGCTGTGGGGCGAGCCCGGGATCGGGAAGACCGCCGCGCTGACGCAGCTCGCCGACGCGCTGGAGCTGCCGTTGACCACGGTGATCGCCAGCGTGCACGAGCCGTCCGACTTCTCCGGGCTGCCCGTCATCGGCGACGACCCCGCCGAGCAGGGCGTCCCGATGGCCCCGCCGGACTGGGCCGTACGGCTCGTGCGGGCGGGCAAAGGGCTGCTGTTCCTGGACGAGTTGTCCACCGCGCCGCCCGCCGTGCAGGCCGCGCTGCTGCGGCTGGTGCTGGAACGGCGGATCGGCGCGCTGCGGCTGCCGCCGGGGGTACGGATCGTGGCCGCCGCCAACCCGCGCTCCTCGGCGGCCGACGGCTGGGAGCTGAGCCCGCCGCTGGCCAACCGGTTCGTGCACCTGCAGTGGACCCACGACCACGAGGTCGTCGTCCGCGGACTCGGCGGCACCTGGCCGCGGGCGACCCTGCCGCGCCTCGACCCGGAGAAGCTGCCCGAGGCCGTGGACTTCGCGCGCCGGGCGGTGTGCGGGCTGCTCACCGGGCGGCCCAAGCTCGTCCACCAGCTGCCCGGCAACGAGACGCGGCGCGGCGGCGCGTGGCCCTCGCCCCGGAGCTGGGAGATGGCGATCAGCCTGATCGCCTTCGCCACGGCGGCCGGGTCCTCCCGGGAGGTGCTGTCGCTGCTGGTCAGGGGCACGGTGGGGGACGGTCCCGGGCTGGAACTGCTGGCCTGCGTCGACCGCATGGACCTGCCCGACCCGGAGATCTTCCTCGCCGACCCGACGGCCGGTGAGCTGCCCGAGCGCGGGGATCTGCGGCAGGCCGTGCTCGACGGGGTGGTGGCCGCCGTCCGCAACCGTCCCGACCGGGCCCGCTGGGACGCGGCCTGGGCGCTGCTGGTCCGGGCGCTGGAGACCGGCGCCCCGGACCTGGTCGTCGTCCCGGCGACCACTCTCGCCTCGATCCGCCGGGAGGACTGGGACGTTCCCGCGTCCATCGAGCGGCTCGCCGGAGTGGTCTCCCTGTCACACCGGGCGGACCTGGCGCAGGCACGCGCGGCGGCCGTCACCGGCACCACCGGGAAGGGAGGCCGATGA
- a CDS encoding SDR family oxidoreductase — translation MTGVETPAYVPGHGLLKGRTAVVTAAAGAGIGGATARRFLEEGARVLISDAHARRLKEYEAELAGEFGAEAVVALPCDVTDEAQVRALFDAAVATHGRLDVVVNNAGLGGTSDLVDMTDAQWSKVLDVTLNGTFRCTRAALRAMRESGGGVIVNNASVVGWRAQAGQAHYAAAKAGVMALTRCAAIEAAEYGVRVNAVSPSLAMHPHLVKVTTPELLAELTAREAFGRYAEPWEVANVIVFLASDYSSYMTGEVVAVSSQHA, via the coding sequence ATGACAGGCGTCGAGACTCCGGCATACGTCCCCGGGCACGGGCTGCTGAAGGGACGCACCGCCGTCGTCACCGCCGCCGCCGGCGCGGGCATCGGCGGGGCCACCGCGCGCCGCTTCCTGGAGGAGGGCGCGCGCGTGCTGATCAGCGACGCGCACGCACGGCGGCTGAAGGAGTACGAGGCCGAGCTGGCCGGGGAGTTCGGCGCGGAGGCGGTCGTAGCGCTGCCGTGCGATGTGACGGACGAGGCTCAGGTGCGGGCGTTGTTCGACGCCGCCGTCGCCACGCACGGACGTCTCGACGTCGTCGTCAACAACGCCGGTCTGGGCGGGACTTCGGACCTCGTCGACATGACCGACGCGCAGTGGTCGAAGGTGCTGGACGTGACCTTGAACGGCACGTTCCGGTGCACCAGGGCGGCCCTGCGCGCGATGCGCGAGAGCGGTGGCGGGGTGATCGTCAACAACGCCTCCGTCGTCGGCTGGCGTGCCCAGGCCGGGCAGGCGCACTACGCGGCGGCCAAGGCGGGTGTGATGGCGCTGACCCGGTGCGCGGCGATCGAGGCCGCCGAGTACGGGGTGCGGGTCAACGCGGTCTCGCCGAGCCTCGCCATGCACCCGCACCTGGTGAAGGTGACGACGCCCGAGCTGCTGGCCGAACTCACCGCGCGCGAGGCCTTCGGGCGGTACGCGGAGCCCTGGGAGGTGGCCAACGTGATCGTGTTCCTGGCCTCGGACTACTCGTCGTACATGACGGGTGAGGTCGTCGCCGTGAGCAGTCAGCATGCGTAG